A stretch of DNA from candidate division WOR-3 bacterium:
GTCAGTTTTAATTGCTTCTTTATTTCTTCGGCGGTTTTCTGCGTATTGACCAGGATCACACCGTCATCAGGTAATCCGTCGGTAACATCCACGGTTTCCATGAGTGTGGGGTCTAACACGACTACGATATTGGGGGATTTTATGCCGCAATGCTGGAGTATAGGTTTGTCAGAAATGCGGTTGAATGCAAAGACCGGGGCACCCATACGTTCCGGCCCGTATTCGGGAAATGCTTGTATATATTTTCCGGTTTCGACTGCGGCGTCGGCGAATAGCAGGGCTGCAGTCTTCGCACCCTGTCCACCTCTACCGTGCCACCGTATTTCGAGTAGCGCCATTTCGTGCTCCTTTCTTCCTTAATTATAGGGATAAATATTCAGAAGATTATTTCGGACGAAAACAAGCA
This window harbors:
- a CDS encoding 2-oxoacid:acceptor oxidoreductase family protein → MALLEIRWHGRGGQGAKTAALLFADAAVETGKYIQAFPEYGPERMGAPVFAFNRISDKPILQHCGIKSPNIVVVLDPTLMETVDVTDGLPDDGVILVNTQKTAEEIKKQLKLTKQSVYVVDASKISTEILKRDLPNTPMLGALIKVSKLLDFNDMLDSVKIRLEHKFPNRPEVVDGNIKAIKRAYEEAKA